GCAGATAAGGCTTTTTATTAACCTGAGGTGGGGACACCtgcagtgggtgggggggtacaCTTCATACATGGCTGCATTTTCCCAACATGCCGCTGCTGGAGGTTTGCAGTTTTGTTATGATGCTCTATTAGCAGCTATGCTATGGGATTGGtgtaattattttaaacaaTGCTCTGCATTAAAGGCCAACTGCCTTAGAGGACATCTGGTCCACTAATGTGTCATATTCCATTTAGCACGGTTGTCTTGCTGTTGCCGAAAAACAGTCCTCAAACGGTGACCATGTGGCTTGGATGTGCATTCTGGAGCCGTCTGCAGCCTTAACTTTCACTTCCTGCCTGCAGGTGTTTTCGGGATGATATGGTACATCTTCTGGCTCCTGCTGGCCTACACAAGTCCAGCCGACCATCCCACCATTAGTGAGGAGGAGAGGATCTACATCGAGACCAGCATCGGTGAGGGGGCCAAACTGCTCAGTGCCACTGAGGTGCGTGAGAGCCGCTCCCCGCCCTGCCATCTGCTCGACCCCAACGCCGTGCTCCTCCTCAGCCGCTCTCCCTTTACAGAAGTTTAAGACGCCGTGGAGACGCTTCTTCACTTCCATGCCCGTCTACGCTATCATCGTGGCCAACTTCTGCCGGAGCTGGACCTTCTACCTGCTGCTGATCAGCCAGCCTGCGTATTTCGAGGAGGTGTTTGGCTTCCCCATCAGCAAGGTGGGCAGGCAGAGGAGGGAAGATGCATAGTAGTGAGGGACACATTGCTGCACTTCTGACAGGCAGGGAGAGCCAAGCAactgacaggcagacagggCTGCAACACTGACAGACAGGGAGAGCCAAGCAACTGACAGGACTGCAGAAATAACTGACAAACAGACAGGGTTGCAACACTGACAGGCAGGGTCAGCCAAacaactgacacacacacaggactgcaacactgacagacaggcagagccAAGCAACTGACAGATAGACAGGGTTGCACCACTGACAGACAGGGACAGCCAAACAACCGACAAGCAGACGAGGCAGCAACACTAGCAAACAGGGAGAGCCAAGCAacttacagacagacagggctgcaacacagacagacagggaaaTCAAAAACCTAACAGGCAGACAGGGCTGCACCAATGACAGACAGATACAGCCAGATGACTGACAGAAAAATATGGATGCTGCACCTATGTTCAGGTATAGACAAActgacaaacagacagacagggctGCACCACAGACAGACCATTGGAGAGCACTACTCTGCAGATCTCAGATAAAAGGTTCCACTGGGTTATATTCCTCTCAAGCAGCTGTATTGCATGGCAGTGAAATTGACTCCTGCATAAATATGTGTTAAGTGTGTATCAGCCTGGACAGGTATCTGAGGTGCTCTGCCCTTCCAGCTGGCACTGAGTGTGTGTTAGTGGGAAATGGTCCCATCCCTGTGCTGCTGTATTTGAGTAGCCTGCCAGTTTGCCTACTGTTGTCTTTGCACAGGTAGGTGTCCTGTCAGCCCTTCCCCACATGGTGATGACCATCATCGTGCCCATTGGCGGGCAACTGGCTGACTTCCTGAGGAGTCGCAAGATCCTTTCCACGACAACCGTGCGAAAAATCATGAACTGTGGCGGTACGGGCCGATTGTGTGCATGGCGTGTTCTCCCATGAGGGTGATGTGGCGAggccctccctccctctcttgaCATGCCCGTGTTTGCAGGCTTCGGCATGGAAGCCAcactgctgctggtggtgggcTTCTCCCACACGCGAGGCGTCGCCATCTCCTTCCTGGTGCTGGCTGTGGGCTTCAGCGGCTTCGCCATCTCAGGTGAGATGCACCGTGAGGCAACATTGTTTGTTACGGATCAGCACTGGCTGCCAAGTCAATCACAAATGCATAACCAGCCATCAGATGCATCAGCTACTGTTGAACACATCACCTTCAATCGAACACATCACCTTCAATCAGACACATCACCTTCAATCAAACTCATCAACTTCAATCAAACTCGTCATAACCCATAAAACTCACCACCACTCAACAAACCAATCCCAGGCGTCAAACTCATCACCAACCATCAAACTCATCACCAAATATCAATGAGTAATGAATGAAGGTTCAGGATGGTGAGAAAAGTCTTGCATTAGGTTCTTTTTGTCTTGACCACAGGGTTCAACGTCAACCACCTTGACATCGCCCCGCGCTATGCCAGCATCCTCATGGGCATCAGCAATGGCGTGGGCACCTTGTCAGGCATGGTGTGCCCACTCATAGTTGGGGCTCTGACCAAACACAAGGTGGGGATCTTGCTTTCTTTAACAGCTTGTTTTCCCCTATGAGTGTGTATAGGATAcaacagggttcttcaactctggacctcgattccaaatccaggccgtgttttcagttctcccaggtagttgtttaataattactgattctgattggtcagaggcttcacacctgactgacaggtaaaggaaggctggaaaaccagcagtgctcggacctcgaggaccgtgagttgaataaccctgggaTACAATGTCTAAAGATGGAAGATTGAACACagcatattttatttggttaattcCTCATCAGTAGCCAACAACAGCATAAGCTGAAAATGCTAAACACTCAAAGTTAACTGGGTGTAAGCTTCATATTATAGCACGTTAGCATAGCTGTGAAACAAGACATGAATGTGAAGCTCTGGGTAGATCTCATTGGCAGTAGAAGCTGTCCGACAACTCCTGTCTCCACCCCTCTGTTCCTGGTTGGCCCACAGACCCGGCAGGAGTGGCAGAACGTGTTCGTGATCGCTGCCGTCGTCCACTACACCGGCGTCATCTTCTACGGCATCTTTGCCTCTGGGGAGAAACAGGACTGGGCGGATCCTGAGGACACAAGTGATGACAAGTGTGGCATCCTGGACGAGGACGAGCTGGCTGAGGAGACGGAGCTCACCAGCGAAACCAATCTCAGCCAGAGTAAGAAGATGTCGTACGGTGCCACCACCGACAACTCCTCGCACAAGCAGAGCTGGCGGAACGATGGCAGCGACTCGTACCACCAGGAGAATGGAAACCACTAAGACGACGCCCAGTGAGGCTACCCCCTCAGCCCGGAC
This window of the Paramormyrops kingsleyae isolate MSU_618 chromosome 1, PKINGS_0.4, whole genome shotgun sequence genome carries:
- the slc17a8 gene encoding vesicular glutamate transporter 3; translation: MPFGGLSALKERVLNPGKEEAKNIMSDSLGHLQRKMDGTHADGEVEMELSADGQPVLMENRSAPIFDCGCFGLPKRYIIAILSGLGFCISFGIRCNLGVAIVEMVNNNTIYINGTAVMRPAQFNWDPETVGLIHGSFFWGYIVTQIPGGFISNKLAANRVFGAAIVLTSMLNMLIPSAARVHVGCVMCVRILQGLVEGVTYPACHGMWSKWAPPLERSRLATTSFCGSYAGAVIAMPLAGVLVQYVGWSSVFYIYGVFGMIWYIFWLLLAYTSPADHPTISEEERIYIETSIGEGAKLLSATEKFKTPWRRFFTSMPVYAIIVANFCRSWTFYLLLISQPAYFEEVFGFPISKVGVLSALPHMVMTIIVPIGGQLADFLRSRKILSTTTVRKIMNCGGFGMEATLLLVVGFSHTRGVAISFLVLAVGFSGFAISGFNVNHLDIAPRYASILMGISNGVGTLSGMVCPLIVGALTKHKTRQEWQNVFVIAAVVHYTGVIFYGIFASGEKQDWADPEDTSDDKCGILDEDELAEETELTSETNLSQSKKMSYGATTDNSSHKQSWRNDGSDSYHQENGNH